A region from the Gemmatimonadota bacterium genome encodes:
- a CDS encoding EamA family transporter yields the protein MNMGWIAFGLLAALGGAGVALFGKVGLQDLDPLRATLLRSVVMTLTIALVVWLRRTPSQPVGGRAWIFILLAGGSGALSWLAYFAGLRLAPVAQLAALDRASLLFIFLFGILFLGERYGWRGWVGISLVTAGMILLVTDRPLQSTPSRDAAVAGASALDGDGPEPLSAPRTGGPP from the coding sequence ATGAACATGGGTTGGATCGCGTTCGGACTGCTGGCAGCGCTGGGAGGCGCGGGAGTGGCCCTGTTCGGGAAGGTGGGGCTTCAAGACCTCGACCCACTGCGGGCGACGCTGCTGCGTTCGGTGGTGATGACCCTGACAATCGCGCTGGTGGTGTGGCTGCGCAGGACTCCCTCCCAACCCGTGGGTGGACGGGCCTGGATCTTCATCCTACTGGCGGGTGGATCGGGCGCCCTCTCCTGGCTGGCTTATTTCGCGGGGCTGCGCCTGGCGCCGGTCGCCCAACTGGCGGCGCTCGATCGGGCGAGCCTCCTGTTCATCTTTCTGTTCGGCATCCTGTTCCTGGGTGAGCGCTACGGGTGGAGGGGATGGGTCGGCATCTCACTGGTCACAGCAGGGATGATCCTGCTGGTGACGGACCGTCCGCTGCAGTCCACGCCGAGCCGAGACGCTGCTGTCGCGGGTGCGTCCGCCTTGGACGGGGACGGCCCCGAGCCACTCAGCGCACCTCGAACCGGTGGCCCGCCTTGA
- a CDS encoding amidohydrolase family protein: MRRFLIASVAAAGCTAQAAPTVGPSAWVLTHATVVDVVEGRLLPNRSIRIEDGRIVSVDSGAVAAADAFDLEGRFVIPGLIDTHVHVATDPAGEDRDARARLEWAFRSGVTSVRDMAGDARTLLELAAWAADSTVAAPRITYAALVAGPTFFDDPRPQASARGGVAGEVPWMQSVTMESDLPAVMRRARSTGATGLKLYADLLGGELAPLVAAAHEAGLAVWSHSVTYPGRPLEVVRSGADVVSHAYYLVWEVEEVVPLGYAAGRAALAAASGPVPDPGAPAVERVLAEMASRGTIFEPTLLVGSAGGPFARLQPFAAGVTRRARELGVRVVAGTDRMVDRETRRANLPAELALLVAQAGFTPAEALRAATADAAAALGQGNELGRVEPGRVADLVILDGDPLRDIAQVRSVRWVLKAGHRFEVR, from the coding sequence ATGAGACGATTCTTGATTGCCTCGGTGGCCGCAGCGGGCTGCACCGCGCAGGCCGCTCCCACCGTGGGTCCGAGCGCGTGGGTGCTTACCCACGCGACCGTGGTCGACGTCGTCGAGGGGCGCCTCCTGCCCAACCGCTCCATCCGCATCGAAGACGGACGGATCGTCTCGGTCGACTCGGGCGCCGTGGCGGCGGCAGATGCCTTCGACCTCGAAGGTCGCTTCGTCATCCCCGGTCTGATCGACACGCACGTGCACGTCGCTACGGATCCCGCTGGGGAGGACCGCGACGCACGCGCGCGCCTGGAATGGGCCTTCAGGAGTGGCGTCACGTCCGTGCGCGACATGGCTGGAGATGCGCGTACGCTGCTGGAGCTGGCCGCCTGGGCCGCCGACTCGACCGTGGCGGCGCCGCGCATCACCTATGCCGCCCTGGTGGCCGGCCCCACTTTCTTCGACGACCCGCGCCCGCAGGCATCGGCACGGGGCGGCGTTGCGGGAGAAGTGCCGTGGATGCAATCCGTGACGATGGAGTCCGATCTGCCGGCCGTGATGCGCCGGGCGCGCTCCACCGGAGCGACCGGGCTCAAGCTCTACGCCGATCTCCTGGGAGGAGAGCTGGCCCCTCTCGTTGCGGCGGCCCATGAAGCGGGGCTGGCCGTCTGGAGCCACTCCGTGACCTATCCCGGGCGTCCGCTGGAGGTCGTTCGCTCGGGGGCCGACGTGGTCTCGCACGCCTACTACCTGGTCTGGGAGGTGGAAGAGGTGGTCCCGCTGGGCTACGCCGCGGGCCGCGCTGCCCTCGCGGCGGCCAGCGGGCCGGTCCCGGATCCGGGTGCACCTGCGGTGGAGCGCGTCCTCGCGGAGATGGCCAGCCGCGGCACGATCTTCGAGCCCACGCTGCTGGTGGGCAGCGCGGGAGGGCCGTTCGCGCGACTGCAGCCCTTCGCGGCGGGCGTGACGCGCAGGGCGCGCGAGTTGGGGGTGCGCGTCGTGGCGGGGACCGATCGCATGGTAGACCGGGAGACCCGGCGCGCCAACCTGCCCGCCGAACTGGCGCTGCTGGTCGCGCAAGCGGGCTTCACGCCCGCAGAGGCACTTCGTGCCGCCACCGCCGATGCCGCGGCGGCGCTCGGACAGGGCAACGAGCTCGGGCGGGTGGAGCCGGGTCGGGTCGCGGATCTGGTGATCCTGGATGGCGACCCGCTCCGGGATATCGCTCAGGTGCGCAGCGTCCGCTGGGTGCTCAAGGCGGGCCACCGGTTCGAGGTGCGCTGA
- a CDS encoding leishmanolysin-related zinc metalloendopeptidase, whose translation MSLPTPPTRPQRWGLACLALAAMAHLAGCDTAAPPEPVGSVDVLGLPETVLVADVLTFELVARGLDGLPVGGAELELTADGGSVDPARTRTDPNGRAQVRWALAGSAGLQSLGIAANGSPFRVEIQALAGPVDHLIAASGDQQKAPAATELAEPLVVRAEDAYGNPVADVAVHFEAVGAPSDPQPAQVTTSTDGTAATRVTVGSAAGQAVVRASAAALSAVEFTATITAGPPASVVVTQGAAQTAPVTTTLPTPVSFELKDSFGNPVADHAVRFLPSGGGSASPASARTAADGRVSTQWTLGPGAGTQSLTLGLEGIAAPAPVGAIATPGPATQLVRIAGDAQEGATGTPLAQPLVVEVQDAWGNAVSAASVAFTTLSGGGTLHPASVVSDGSGRASSVFTLGTGIGDHRASATLGTLASVEFSAVARSGPPAVLSKTLGEGQSGTVAEPLGDSPTVHVTDAFANPVSGATVTFAVLAGGGALDQSTAVTDSSGTASAGAWTLGTTAGLQRIQATVPGVAPVIFDATALPGPAAQLVVHAGDGQSATVGTPVATDPAVRVSDAFGNGLSGTQVTFAVTAGGGSVSGGLASTDASGVARVGSWTLGAAPGGNQLDASAVGLGAVTFSATAVAAPPPPSGGFTLTLQILGSPAAGVVSAINGAASRWQSAITGDLPDINLNIPAGACGVGHAAVSGTVDDVIMFVEIVTIDGAGGTLGSAGPCVTRSGGLPVLGAIRLDVADVTTLLGNGHLTEVLVHEMGHVLGLGTFWVSRGHVSGAGGADPLYTSPSGVAQYQALGGTYPGGVPVENTGGSGTRDAHWREANLGTEIMTGWINYGSANPLSRITIGALADLGYVVDLGAADAFAASAPATASGASPGGVLRLVETPPPPPLVLPH comes from the coding sequence GTGTCCCTTCCCACTCCTCCCACGCGACCACAGCGCTGGGGCCTGGCATGCCTGGCCTTGGCGGCGATGGCGCACCTCGCCGGCTGCGACACGGCCGCCCCTCCCGAGCCCGTGGGCTCGGTGGATGTGCTGGGCCTGCCGGAGACGGTTCTCGTGGCGGACGTGCTGACGTTCGAGCTGGTGGCCCGGGGGCTGGACGGGCTCCCCGTGGGCGGAGCGGAGCTCGAACTGACCGCCGACGGCGGCAGCGTGGATCCTGCGAGGACTCGTACCGACCCCAATGGGCGGGCGCAGGTCCGCTGGGCCCTCGCTGGGTCCGCCGGCCTCCAGTCGCTCGGGATCGCTGCGAACGGAAGCCCCTTCCGCGTCGAGATCCAGGCGCTGGCAGGGCCTGTGGATCACCTCATCGCGGCGTCCGGGGATCAGCAGAAGGCACCCGCAGCCACCGAGCTCGCGGAGCCGCTCGTGGTCCGCGCCGAGGACGCCTATGGGAACCCGGTCGCAGACGTCGCCGTGCACTTCGAGGCGGTCGGCGCACCGTCAGATCCTCAGCCGGCCCAGGTCACGACGTCCACGGATGGGACCGCGGCCACGCGTGTCACGGTGGGGTCGGCGGCCGGCCAGGCGGTGGTGCGTGCCAGCGCGGCGGCCCTGTCCGCGGTCGAATTCACAGCCACCATCACCGCTGGACCGCCGGCCTCGGTGGTCGTCACGCAAGGAGCCGCACAGACTGCGCCGGTCACGACCACCCTCCCTACGCCGGTGTCCTTCGAGCTGAAGGACTCGTTCGGCAATCCCGTCGCGGACCACGCAGTGCGCTTCCTTCCGAGCGGAGGCGGGAGCGCCAGTCCCGCCAGCGCGCGCACGGCGGCGGATGGTCGTGTTTCGACCCAGTGGACACTCGGGCCCGGCGCGGGCACCCAATCGTTGACCCTCGGACTCGAAGGCATCGCGGCGCCAGCCCCAGTAGGGGCCATCGCAACGCCTGGTCCGGCCACGCAGCTTGTCCGCATCGCCGGCGACGCTCAGGAGGGGGCCACCGGTACGCCCTTGGCTCAACCGCTGGTGGTCGAGGTGCAGGACGCCTGGGGCAACGCCGTGTCCGCCGCCAGCGTGGCCTTCACGACCCTTTCCGGCGGCGGGACCCTGCACCCGGCGTCCGTCGTCAGCGACGGTTCAGGGCGTGCGTCGTCCGTCTTCACCCTCGGCACGGGGATCGGGGACCATCGGGCGTCGGCCACACTCGGGACGCTGGCCTCGGTGGAGTTCTCTGCGGTGGCCCGCAGTGGCCCACCGGCCGTGCTCTCGAAGACGCTCGGAGAGGGGCAGAGTGGCACGGTAGCCGAGCCTCTCGGCGACTCGCCCACCGTGCACGTGACCGACGCATTCGCCAACCCGGTTTCGGGCGCCACGGTGACCTTCGCTGTGCTCGCCGGCGGCGGCGCCCTCGATCAAAGCACGGCCGTCACCGACTCCAGCGGCACCGCCTCTGCAGGAGCGTGGACGTTGGGGACCACGGCCGGCCTGCAGCGGATCCAGGCCACGGTGCCCGGTGTTGCCCCGGTGATCTTCGACGCTACGGCGTTGCCAGGACCCGCCGCGCAACTCGTGGTCCATGCCGGTGACGGCCAATCGGCAACCGTCGGCACCCCCGTGGCCACGGATCCCGCGGTTCGCGTGAGCGATGCCTTCGGCAACGGCCTGAGTGGGACCCAGGTCACCTTCGCGGTAACCGCGGGAGGTGGCTCGGTGAGCGGCGGGCTCGCCAGCACCGACGCCAGTGGCGTGGCTCGCGTGGGCAGCTGGACCCTGGGAGCCGCTCCCGGTGGCAACCAATTGGACGCTTCGGCCGTTGGGCTCGGCGCCGTCACGTTCAGCGCGACCGCGGTCGCGGCACCGCCTCCTCCGTCCGGCGGATTCACGCTCACGCTGCAGATCCTGGGATCGCCCGCTGCAGGCGTGGTGAGCGCCATCAACGGCGCCGCGTCCCGCTGGCAGTCCGCGATCACGGGGGACCTACCCGACATCAACCTGAACATCCCCGCTGGAGCGTGCGGGGTCGGCCACGCGGCTGTGAGCGGCACGGTCGACGACGTGATCATGTTCGTAGAGATCGTCACGATCGATGGCGCAGGGGGCACACTCGGGAGCGCCGGGCCCTGCGTCACCCGTTCGGGCGGCCTCCCGGTGCTGGGCGCCATCCGCCTGGACGTGGCTGACGTCACCACGCTGCTCGGCAACGGCCATCTGACCGAGGTGTTGGTGCACGAGATGGGACACGTGCTGGGCCTCGGCACCTTCTGGGTCTCCCGCGGACATGTTTCGGGCGCAGGAGGAGCGGATCCGCTCTACACATCGCCGAGCGGAGTGGCGCAGTACCAGGCCTTGGGCGGGACCTACCCGGGAGGCGTGCCGGTCGAGAACACGGGCGGCTCGGGGACGCGGGATGCCCACTGGCGCGAGGCCAATCTGGGCACCGAGATCATGACCGGCTGGATCAACTACGGCTCAGCGAACCCCCTGAGCCGCATCACGATCGGTGCTCTGGCCGACCTTGGGTACGTCGTCGACCTGGGCGCCGCTGATGCGTTTGCCGCCAGCGCTCCCGCCACCGCGTCGGGGGCCAGCCCGGGCGGCGTGCTACGCCTGGTGGAGACGCCGCCGCCGCCGCCGCTCGTTCTCCCCCACTGA
- a CDS encoding vitamin B12-dependent ribonucleotide reductase, whose amino-acid sequence MNSPRVSRQPWIFDDHLPEDLPPARLSDNARIVLARRYLKKDEQGNAVEEPETMFWRVARVIAEEDRRYGASDAAIEELARQFYDLMTTGTFEPNSPTLMNAGRPLGQLSACFVLPVEDAISNNRNGIYDTLSAMALVHQSGGGTGFAFSRLRPTGDTVRSTMGVASGPVSFMRLYDASTEVVKQGGTRRGANMGILRVDHPDIREFITCKQDTSQITNFNISVAITDAFMEAVKHGRPYDLVSPRTGEVVGQEDARQIFDMIVHGAWSTGEPGVFFIDRANEYNPVPSLGSYEATNPCGEQPLLPYDVCNLGSINVGKFVRGDAPRSGLPEERIDWEGLRRVVHLSTHFLDNVIDANHYPLPEIHDLAQRIRRVGLGIMGWADMLVRLGVSYSSDEGVQLGRTVMAFINEESRVASERLARTRGVFPEWPDSIWGPDETAATRDDGTRVRPMRRLRNCNLTTVAPTGTISIFAGCSGGIEPLFAVAFMRNQAGVMMPDVNEDFVALAKEQGWHSDDLMERIASEGHIHFPEVPEDVQRVFVTAHDITPEWHVRMQAAFQEHTDSAISKTTNFAFEATEEDVREIYELAYDLNCKGVTVYRDGSRPMQVLSTGKTGKTEEQPAAEVSDEALMALEHALADAREENHRLHVQLEQYRSEQEERDEVARASRHKRQRPSLLRGRTVKMNSPLGDLYVTINEDESGRPFEVFCTLGKAGGAAMADSEAIGRLISLALRSGIPIPAVRDQLRGISCDRAVGIGPNKVLSAPDAIAQAIERYLEEKEGVQEELLPLPAVPSPTSAATRPQATAPQPASHGTEKAFLGSCPSCSASQLAYEEGCVKCYVCGYSECG is encoded by the coding sequence ATGAACTCACCCCGGGTTTCGCGGCAGCCGTGGATCTTCGACGACCACCTGCCCGAAGACCTCCCGCCGGCGCGCCTGAGTGACAATGCGCGCATCGTCCTCGCCAGGCGCTACCTCAAGAAGGACGAGCAGGGGAATGCCGTCGAGGAGCCCGAGACGATGTTCTGGCGGGTGGCCCGGGTGATCGCCGAGGAAGACCGTCGCTACGGTGCCTCCGACGCCGCCATCGAGGAACTGGCCCGCCAGTTCTACGACTTGATGACCACGGGGACCTTCGAGCCCAACTCGCCCACGTTGATGAATGCGGGGCGCCCTCTCGGCCAGCTCTCCGCCTGCTTCGTGCTTCCGGTCGAGGATGCCATCTCCAACAACAGGAACGGCATCTACGACACGCTCTCGGCGATGGCCCTGGTCCATCAATCGGGCGGGGGCACCGGCTTCGCCTTCTCCCGTCTGCGGCCGACCGGCGACACGGTGCGCTCCACCATGGGCGTGGCCTCGGGGCCGGTTTCCTTCATGCGGCTCTACGACGCCAGCACGGAGGTGGTGAAGCAGGGAGGCACACGCCGCGGCGCCAACATGGGCATCCTGCGCGTCGATCACCCCGACATCCGCGAGTTCATCACCTGCAAGCAGGACACCTCGCAGATCACCAACTTCAACATCTCGGTAGCGATCACCGACGCGTTCATGGAGGCGGTGAAGCACGGGCGACCCTACGACCTGGTGAGCCCCCGCACCGGCGAGGTCGTCGGTCAGGAGGACGCGCGCCAGATCTTCGATATGATCGTGCACGGTGCCTGGAGCACCGGCGAGCCCGGCGTGTTCTTCATCGACCGCGCGAACGAGTACAACCCCGTACCGTCGCTCGGTAGCTACGAGGCGACCAACCCCTGCGGCGAGCAGCCGCTTCTGCCCTACGACGTGTGCAATCTGGGTAGCATCAATGTGGGCAAGTTCGTCCGCGGCGATGCGCCACGCTCGGGTTTGCCGGAGGAGCGGATCGACTGGGAGGGCCTGCGGCGCGTGGTGCACCTGTCCACCCACTTCCTGGACAACGTCATCGACGCCAACCACTACCCGTTGCCGGAGATCCACGACCTCGCCCAGCGCATCCGCAGGGTGGGGCTCGGCATCATGGGTTGGGCGGATATGCTCGTGCGCCTGGGCGTGTCCTACAGCTCGGACGAGGGAGTGCAGCTCGGTCGCACCGTCATGGCGTTCATCAATGAGGAGAGCCGTGTCGCATCGGAGCGCCTGGCGCGCACGCGCGGCGTCTTCCCGGAATGGCCGGATTCGATCTGGGGCCCGGACGAGACCGCTGCCACCCGGGACGACGGAACCCGAGTTCGTCCCATGCGCCGCCTGCGCAACTGCAACCTGACCACCGTCGCGCCCACGGGCACCATCTCGATCTTCGCCGGCTGCTCTGGTGGCATCGAACCCCTGTTCGCCGTCGCGTTCATGCGGAACCAGGCCGGGGTGATGATGCCGGACGTCAACGAAGACTTCGTCGCCCTGGCCAAGGAACAAGGTTGGCACTCGGACGACCTGATGGAGAGGATCGCTTCCGAGGGGCACATCCACTTCCCGGAGGTGCCCGAGGACGTGCAACGCGTCTTCGTGACGGCACACGACATCACGCCGGAGTGGCATGTGCGCATGCAGGCCGCGTTCCAGGAGCACACGGATTCGGCCATCTCCAAGACCACGAACTTCGCGTTCGAGGCTACGGAGGAGGACGTCCGCGAGATCTACGAGTTGGCGTACGATCTGAACTGCAAGGGCGTGACGGTCTATCGCGACGGGTCCCGCCCCATGCAGGTGCTCTCCACAGGCAAGACCGGCAAGACCGAGGAGCAGCCTGCCGCCGAAGTGTCGGACGAGGCGCTGATGGCGCTCGAGCACGCCTTGGCGGATGCCCGTGAAGAGAACCATCGGTTGCACGTGCAGCTCGAGCAGTACCGCTCGGAGCAGGAGGAGCGCGACGAGGTCGCGCGCGCCAGTCGCCACAAGCGGCAGCGGCCTTCGCTCCTGAGAGGACGAACGGTAAAGATGAACTCGCCCCTCGGAGACCTCTACGTCACGATCAACGAGGACGAGAGCGGGCGGCCCTTCGAGGTGTTCTGCACACTGGGCAAGGCGGGCGGAGCGGCGATGGCCGATTCCGAGGCGATCGGTCGTCTGATCTCGTTGGCGCTTCGCTCGGGAATCCCGATCCCTGCAGTGCGCGATCAGCTTCGCGGCATCTCCTGCGATCGCGCGGTGGGCATCGGGCCCAACAAGGTGCTCTCCGCACCTGACGCCATCGCGCAGGCCATCGAGCGCTATCTGGAGGAGAAGGAGGGCGTGCAGGAGGAGCTGCTTCCTCTTCCCGCCGTTCCGAGCCCGACCTCTGCGGCGACCCGTCCGCAGGCGACGGCGCCGCAGCCCGCCTCCCACGGAACCGAGAAGGCGTTCCTAGGGAGTTGCCCGTCGTGCTCGGCGAGCCAGTTGGCCTATGAAGAGGGCTGCGTGAAGTGCTACGTCTGCGGCTATTCGGAGTGCGGCTGA
- a CDS encoding BamA/TamA family outer membrane protein, translating into MCGLATLVLCGPRLLLGQAPDEPWRSIDTPHFRVSFPAPLEALARRAADRAERAQLGLTGLLGWAPEGRTDLVVTDHVDISNGFANVTPWKRITIYARPPVDVETLQYFDDWMELVIAHELAHVFHLDRAGWLGRLLRSVVGRYPGAWPFFPGRSQPQWVIEGIPTLYESTLTDAGRVHGTEHEMLIRVAALEGALESLDRASGTSPNWPGGDRPYVYGSRFFDHVVERYGAEAIPEFVEAAARQVIPFRLNAAGSSAFDAPLAQVWQEWRDTTRSEAESLVERLRAEGPFSEMEAVGESRRQSYSPRVSPDGRWLVYARSDGRSDSQLRRVDLERGSEESLTRTNGIATLSWAPDGAVVFSQLEYVDPYRIRADLYEVSQDRRVRRITHGARLSHPTVHPDGRTIVAVQEGEGGNRLVRVDRSTGTVTPLSAAGPDELWTEPRFSPDGRWLAAGRWLPGARLDVVVMDGDGRVVAEATNDRARDDAPTWSADGRWLVWASDRTGIPNIVAATFDPATGQVGSPLRMTHTAGGFRYPGLAPDGQWLYVSAYHADGWRIERTAFAPEDASLASLGVRYGDGRAAAQAYGDHAAEPVGPYRALSSAWPHYWEPWYGAPLTLGGTRALGAGYGVQTGGGDVVGRHSWAAAARLQTQESRWEGAFTYSFRGLGVPVLGLGVSQTYDAGRLSALRSDSTRATLFTVERERRADVSAEIEQRRWRSVRALTLSAGWVQQQRVLLNESLEPTEEFRLRSPEQTFLEGSATLVASTARGFAFSPSAEEGVTGLVRARRRQATSLADSLSDQPGVDGSFDELIGRMRAYKGLRAPGWGNHVLAVQAAGGWADGPGADDGHFDVGDAAGTLESVSGFELFGGRPRLFPLRGYAAGVRTGSRAWSTSLEYRVPLVEVRRGLGAWPLFLDRVSASLFFDAGNAWGPSEAPFANPRQATLYSTGVELVSDWLPLWDSTLRIRSGVGVPLVEGDGARMYVRVGTAF; encoded by the coding sequence TTGTGCGGTTTGGCCACGTTGGTGCTGTGTGGTCCGCGTCTGCTGCTGGGCCAGGCACCGGACGAGCCCTGGAGATCGATCGACACCCCGCACTTCCGGGTCAGCTTCCCAGCCCCGCTCGAAGCCCTTGCGCGCCGAGCGGCCGACCGCGCCGAGCGTGCTCAGCTCGGCCTGACGGGCCTCCTGGGGTGGGCGCCGGAAGGGCGGACCGATCTGGTGGTGACGGATCACGTCGACATCTCCAACGGCTTCGCCAACGTCACTCCCTGGAAGCGAATCACGATCTACGCCCGACCGCCGGTCGACGTCGAGACGCTCCAGTACTTCGACGACTGGATGGAGCTGGTCATCGCTCACGAGCTCGCGCACGTCTTCCATCTCGATCGGGCCGGTTGGCTCGGGCGCCTCCTGCGGTCGGTGGTCGGCCGCTATCCGGGAGCGTGGCCGTTCTTCCCGGGACGCTCCCAACCCCAGTGGGTCATCGAAGGGATCCCCACGCTCTATGAGTCCACGCTGACGGACGCCGGGCGTGTGCACGGGACGGAGCACGAGATGCTCATCCGCGTGGCGGCGTTGGAGGGTGCGTTGGAGTCGTTGGACCGCGCCTCGGGGACCTCCCCCAATTGGCCCGGCGGCGACCGCCCCTACGTCTACGGGTCGCGGTTCTTCGATCACGTTGTGGAGCGCTATGGCGCGGAGGCGATCCCCGAGTTCGTGGAGGCTGCCGCCCGACAGGTCATTCCCTTCCGGCTGAACGCAGCCGGGAGCAGCGCCTTCGACGCGCCTCTCGCCCAAGTCTGGCAGGAGTGGCGGGATACGACCCGCTCGGAGGCGGAGTCGCTGGTCGAGCGCCTGCGCGCCGAGGGCCCCTTCAGCGAGATGGAGGCGGTGGGCGAGAGCCGGCGGCAATCCTACTCCCCGAGAGTGTCTCCCGACGGACGCTGGCTGGTGTATGCGCGCTCCGACGGGCGTAGCGATTCGCAGCTTCGCCGCGTCGATCTCGAGCGGGGGTCTGAGGAGTCCCTCACGCGGACCAACGGGATCGCCACGCTGTCATGGGCTCCGGACGGGGCCGTTGTCTTCTCGCAGCTCGAGTACGTCGATCCGTACCGCATCCGGGCCGACCTGTACGAGGTGAGCCAGGACCGCCGGGTCCGCCGGATCACGCACGGGGCACGCCTCAGCCATCCGACCGTGCATCCCGATGGCCGCACCATCGTTGCGGTGCAGGAGGGGGAAGGGGGCAACCGGCTGGTACGGGTGGACCGTAGCACCGGCACGGTCACCCCACTCTCGGCCGCCGGGCCGGACGAGCTCTGGACCGAGCCACGCTTCTCTCCCGATGGTCGCTGGCTGGCCGCAGGTCGTTGGCTGCCCGGTGCCCGCCTCGACGTGGTGGTCATGGATGGCGACGGGCGCGTGGTGGCCGAGGCGACCAACGATCGTGCCCGCGACGACGCACCCACCTGGAGCGCGGATGGTCGCTGGCTGGTGTGGGCGAGCGACCGGACGGGCATTCCCAACATCGTCGCGGCGACCTTCGATCCCGCGACGGGACAGGTGGGGTCTCCCCTGCGGATGACGCATACGGCGGGTGGGTTCCGGTACCCGGGCCTGGCTCCGGATGGCCAATGGTTGTACGTGTCCGCCTACCACGCCGACGGTTGGCGAATCGAACGGACGGCGTTCGCACCCGAGGATGCTTCCCTGGCTTCCCTGGGGGTGCGCTACGGCGACGGGCGGGCGGCCGCCCAGGCGTACGGGGATCACGCAGCCGAACCCGTGGGACCCTATCGCGCGCTGTCCAGCGCCTGGCCCCACTACTGGGAGCCATGGTACGGCGCACCGCTGACCCTGGGTGGCACTCGCGCATTGGGTGCGGGCTACGGGGTGCAAACGGGGGGGGGCGACGTGGTCGGGCGGCACTCCTGGGCTGCCGCGGCCCGACTGCAGACGCAGGAGAGTCGCTGGGAAGGAGCCTTCACCTACAGCTTCCGCGGATTGGGGGTGCCGGTGCTCGGCCTGGGCGTCAGCCAGACGTACGACGCCGGCCGGTTGTCCGCGCTCAGGAGCGACTCGACCCGGGCCACGTTGTTTACCGTGGAGCGTGAGCGTCGGGCGGACGTCTCAGCCGAGATCGAGCAGCGACGGTGGCGCTCCGTGCGAGCGCTGACGCTGAGTGCCGGCTGGGTACAGCAGCAGCGCGTACTCCTGAACGAGTCGTTGGAGCCCACCGAGGAGTTCCGGCTACGCTCGCCGGAGCAGACCTTCCTCGAAGGTAGCGCGACGCTGGTCGCGTCCACCGCGCGTGGGTTCGCGTTCTCTCCCAGCGCAGAAGAGGGCGTTACGGGCCTGGTGCGTGCGCGGCGGCGACAGGCGACGTCACTCGCAGACTCGCTGAGCGACCAGCCGGGCGTGGACGGGAGCTTCGACGAGTTGATCGGGCGGATGCGCGCGTACAAGGGGCTGCGGGCGCCGGGGTGGGGGAACCACGTGCTCGCGGTTCAGGCCGCCGGCGGTTGGGCGGACGGCCCGGGAGCGGACGACGGGCACTTCGACGTCGGTGATGCAGCAGGGACGCTGGAGTCTGTCAGTGGGTTCGAGCTCTTCGGCGGCCGACCACGACTCTTTCCGCTACGCGGATACGCTGCGGGCGTTCGTACGGGAAGCCGTGCTTGGAGCACGTCTCTCGAGTATCGAGTGCCGCTCGTCGAGGTGCGGCGCGGACTGGGCGCCTGGCCGCTGTTCCTGGACCGGGTGAGCGCATCGCTTTTCTTCGATGCTGGAAACGCGTGGGGCCCCTCCGAAGCGCCGTTCGCGAACCCGCGCCAGGCCACGCTCTATTCTACCGGGGTCGAGCTCGTCTCGGACTGGCTACCGCTGTGGGACTCCACGTTGCGGATCCGAAGCGGGGTGGGCGTTCCACTGGTGGAGGGGGACGGCGCCCGGATGTACGTGCGAGTCGGTACGGCGTTTTGA